The following are from one region of the Nocardioides marmotae genome:
- a CDS encoding DMT family transporter gives MGQVPRVHGARLGLVQISLAGVLWGTGGLGVQVVREHVPMSVPTISAWRMAIAAVVLLGALVVLRAGPALGRLLRERPGRVVVVGCGTAAYQGLYFGAVVSAGVTVATVVSLGLAPVLLTLADAVRHRRPPGAGRVLVLLAALTGLVLVSLGAGHGASSTGPQPALGVALAVASGAAYALATALGEPLARSTGPLALTTATTTVGALALLPFLALDAATGGVVTTAEPVPVAVLLYLGVLTMALAYGLLYAGLRTTDGSAAVVATLLEPVTAALVAAVVLDERVGTPGIVGTVLILAAVGGLGRRSPDAGGPLTPRAEPDRVPGLHRP, from the coding sequence CCGGCGGGCTCGGCGTCCAGGTCGTGCGCGAGCACGTGCCGATGTCGGTGCCGACGATCAGCGCCTGGCGGATGGCGATCGCCGCGGTGGTGCTGCTGGGGGCCCTGGTGGTGCTCCGCGCCGGCCCGGCGCTCGGGCGGCTGCTGCGCGAGCGGCCCGGCCGCGTCGTGGTGGTCGGCTGCGGGACGGCCGCCTACCAGGGGCTGTACTTCGGGGCGGTCGTCTCGGCCGGGGTGACCGTCGCGACGGTGGTGAGCCTTGGGCTCGCGCCGGTCCTGCTGACCCTCGCCGACGCGGTGCGCCACCGGCGCCCGCCGGGCGCGGGCCGCGTGCTGGTCCTCCTCGCGGCCCTGACCGGCCTGGTCCTGGTGAGCCTCGGCGCCGGCCACGGCGCGAGCTCGACGGGCCCGCAGCCGGCCCTCGGCGTCGCGCTGGCCGTCGCCTCGGGCGCGGCGTACGCCCTGGCGACCGCGCTGGGCGAGCCGCTCGCCCGGTCGACCGGGCCGCTGGCGCTGACGACCGCGACCACGACGGTCGGCGCGCTGGCCCTGCTGCCGTTCCTCGCGCTGGACGCGGCGACCGGCGGGGTGGTGACGACCGCGGAGCCGGTCCCCGTGGCGGTGCTGCTCTACCTCGGCGTGCTGACGATGGCGCTGGCCTACGGACTGCTCTACGCCGGCCTGCGCACCACCGACGGCAGCGCGGCGGTCGTGGCGACGCTGCTCGAGCCGGTGACGGCGGCCCTGGTCGCCGCCGTCGTCCTCGACGAGCGCGTCGGCACCCCCGGGATCGTCGGCACCGTGCTCATCCTCGCGGCGGTCGGTGGCCTGGGACGCCGTAGCCCCGACGCCGGCGGACCGTTGACCCCGCGAGCGGAACCCGACAGGGTTCCGGGTCTGCACCGCCCGTAG